CCGAGCCAGGGTTGGCTAGGCTCGCATCATGGGTCGGGTAACCGCACGTCGGCCGGTTCGGCACGTGAGCGCCGACGCGACCGTGCACCGACCTGAGACCCTTGCCGTCGAGGAACCGCTCGAGATCCGCGTGAACGGCACGCCCATCACGGTCACCATGCGCACGCCCGGGTCGGATTTCGAACTCGCGCAAGGCTTTCTGCTCACCGAGGGGATCATCGCCCGTCGGGCCGACGTGGCCGCCATCCGATACTGCAGCGGCGCCGGACCGGACGGTCTCAACACCTACAATGTCCTTGACATCACGCTGGAAGCCGGCGTGCCCACGCCCAGCACGGACGTGACCCGCAACTTCTACACCACATCGTCGTGCGGAGTGTGCGGCAAAGCCTCCCTCGACGCCGTGCGGCTCAGCAGCCGATACCCGGTGGGGGATCACGTCCTGCGCGTCAGCGCCGCCACCCTGTCCGCTCTGCCCGAGCGGCTCCGCGCGGCGCAGAAGGTATTCGCCACTACCGGTGGCCTGCACGGTGCGGCGTTGTTCGGCGCCGACGGCACGCTGTTGGTCGCGCGCGAAGACATCGGCCGGCACAACGCTGTCGACAAGGCGATCGGCTGGGCCTTGGAGAACGACCGGATTCCGCTGGAGACCGCGGTGCTGCTGGTGAGTGGCCGGGCATCGTTCGAGTTGACACAGAAGGCGGTCATGGCGGGTGTCCCGATGCTGGCCGCCGTGTCGGCTCCATCGTCGCTGGCGGTCGACCTGGCCAGCGAATCGGGGCTGACACTGGTCGCGTTCCTGCGGGGCGATTCGATGAACATCTACGCACGGCCGGACCGGGTCGACGGCGTCTGACCGACGGCTACGCGCTGAACAGCAGGTACAGCCCGGTGAACGTATAGCCGACCATCACCAGCATCATCGTGAGCTGGCCGGTGAGCTGATGACGCTTGGGTAGCAGCCGCAACGCCTTATCGTGCGCCGAGATCACCGCGACGATATGCCCGGTCACCACCGACGTCACCTTGATCACGGCCAGCACGGTCGGGTGCAACGAAAGGACGTAGGCCACGTGTAAATGCCCGAGGCCCAACAGATTCCAGTCGTGGCCAAGCGGGTCCGCCAGCGCGAAAACCGCCTGCTGACCACGCTCGATGAGGTAAGACAGGTAGTGCGCGAAGATGTAGCCCACCACGATCGGGATCAGCGAATGGGCTAATTCACCGGGAAGCGCGCGACGCTTTTCCCGGTCGAGGCCGCCGGTCGCGCGCGCGGCCAGTGAGAACGTCGTCCCCACGACCGCCACGAATACCAGCAGGCCGATGGTGCGTAACCCGCACGACGAGACCGCCACGGGCACAAAATGAATGGAGCGTGATAGACCATCTGCGAAGTTGCGCCACGTCGCCGAGGAGGAGAAGCTGTCGAATGCGGTCGAGCCGAGCAGTACCGCCAGCACGGCCACGACGCCCGGCCGAATCGGCAATGACAACAGATTGTCGAACGGGTTTCCGATCCCGATCCGTCGGGTTTTCGTGTCGCGGCGGAACGGTGAGAGCCGTGACACCGCCATGCTGTAGACGCCGAACGGGTCCGCGCGGGCGAACCAACGTTGTCCGCACAGCCACGCCCCGACCAACAGCACTAGCGCGTAGCTCAGCAGCCAGGTCTTGACCCACGGCAGCGCAGCGGGATTGGGGCTGGCGAGTTCCATCCACACGAACGCGAACAGGCCCACGGCGGCGGGTCGATATCCCCACGACTCCGGATAGGACCACCGCGGGCTCGGCGTAATGCGTTGCAACAGTAAGTACACCGTGCGCACCGGCGAGATGACTCGCCATACCGGCCCGACGAGCAGCGAAACCGCCACCAGCCCAACCCATAACAGTACGTAGAAGACGCCGAGCAGCGCGTTGGCGTTCGTCTGTGGGCCGAACAGGCCGGCGAGTAACACCCATCCGGTGAACGCGAGGGTCGCCACTGCCGCCACCGCGCGGGTGATGGGCGAGTCCACGAACGTCGTCACCGCCGCCGGCAGTGGGCGAGTCGGATTGTCCGCGTCGAAGCGGGGCCGCTTCCATGCGAACGCCACCAGCGCGAAAGTGAAGGTGAGCGCCCACGCGGCCCCGACCACCGAAAAGGCATACGGCACCGGCAAATCGCTCGACCCGCCGAGGCCGTGCGCGACGAGGCGTTCAGTCACGGATTCACGTGAATGGTGGCGACCGTCCGATCGAGGTGATGCAGTTCGACGTCGACACTGCCAGGAACGTCGACGCTGAATTCGAACTTTTGGTTGGGTGCCGCGGCGACCGGAAACTTGTGGTCGGGCACCGAGTGCACGTGCAGCTCGTCAGCCACGTCGCTGGTGACGTGCAGCGTGATCGGCTGCTTGGCTGTCGCCTGAAAAGTCGCGTTCGACGGTGTCACCTGGCCATGGGCAATGGTGATATCCACCGAAAGCCCGGTTGCACCAGTCGTTTTCGACGCGCTGTCGCATGCGGCCGGGGTCACCAACAGCACGGAGAACGCCGTGACGACGAGAGCCTGCCGAAGCTTCGTCAATCCGCTCATGCTGCCCGCGGTGGCGAGTGCTCGACTGCTTCTTCTCCCGGTTCGTTCGGCGCATTCTCCGAATTATTGATCCGGCCCGCGCCCCACGTCAGCGCGGTGATGACTGTGATCGTGAAGAAGAGAACGACGACCCCGCCCGCAGTGAACAACCAACCGGGTACGCCCGGGTCGCGTTCGCGCTGCAAGATGGACACCTCGAAGGCAAACGGACGCGTGCCGTTGCTCAGTACCGGGATCTCCGGTACGGGGATCGCCTCGTCGGCCGGTGCCCAGATGGGTACCGCGGCGAGGTCTCGCCCGTCGTGCACGCGTAGCAGCGTCTTCCAGTCGCCCCACACCGGAACCGGCTCGGTCGAGACGTAATGTCCCGGACCGACTTTGCGCAGACGGTTGATGAAGAGTCCACGATGGTTCTCCATCTTGCCCTGCCAGGCGAGGATCGTCACCCAGTCCGGGTGGTCACCGGCCATGTTGGGCGGGTTGAGTTGAACGTCCGCTGTCGCCATTCGCTGCCCGGGGGGACTGGGTACGTCGGTGAGTTTGACGGTCGCCGAGTCCTGCTTCGGAACCAGGATGTGCAGACCGTTGGCGACGGTGCCACCGATGATGAGGACGGTCAGCGCGACAGCGGTGATGCCGAACGCGCGGCCCGGCAGTCGCTGGCTGGTCAACACCATGCCGAAGAGAGCCGCGCACACGCCGGCGAAGATCGCCACCGGGACGGCAGTCGGCAGCGCCTCCCGCCAAAGGTCGACCGGCCACGGGTAGTGGTACACCTTTCCGATCCACAGCGATTCGAGCCACAGACCGGCGGTGCCGATGCCGAGACCGGAGACGGCGCCGAAGACGATCGGGCGTTTGAAAAGCGGTGTCAGAGCAACCAACTCGACCACCAGGGCCGGCCCGAGGTAGAGCGGGAACCAGTTGATCGGAGCGCCGAGAATCGGGCCGACGAGGAAAGCGACTCCACCACGCAACGCGATGGCGAACAGCGCCGCAATGATCGCCGCGCCTTTACCGAGCGTGATGCGGGCAACGATGCACCCGATGGCCGCGGCGGCGGCGATCAGCATCGGTTGGAAAACCAGTCGGAACTGTGGCACACCGAAGTCGAATTCGATTTGGTAGACCGACATACCGATCAAAAGGCCGCCGCTCGAGAGGTAGCGGAGGAATTTGATGAACGGACCGTCGTGGCGTTCGAGCGCTTCGTCGGCCGGCGTCTCCTCGACTTTGCGAGCGCCCTCGTACTCGAGCATCAGCACGGCGAACAACGAGAAGTTGGCGCCACCAATCATCATCAGATGCGTTGGGCCCCAGAGGGTCACGTCCTGGCCGAAGATGCGGTGCCAGATGTCATCGAGCGGAAAGCCGATCATCGCGTACATGCCGCACGCCGCCATCAGCAAGCCACCCACAGGGGCGTACCAGTTGCGCGTGATGCGCACCGAGGCCGGACCGGGCTTGTCATATGGCAGCACGACCGAGATCGCTCCGGCGAGAAAAATTCCGAACAGGCCGATGATGATGAAGTAGTGAGCCGGGTTGGCCAGCGGCCCGGGATCGCGGCCATTCCCGATGTGCCAACTGACATCCCAGATAAAACCGAACAGCGCGCAGATGATCGACGTGGTGAACACCAAGATGGTCAGCGCGACCCACGACGGCCGATTGAATTTGTTGCCAAGGCGTTCGGCGACGGTGTTCAGCCATGTGATGCGGCGAGTGCGGTGACCCCACCCGACATAGAGCATGCCGGCACCGATGAACATGGCCGCGATCGTCAGTCCGATGACCTGGTCGAGGCCGGCGCCGCGCGCTGGCGGCTCAGCCGCAAGAAGTGTCAGATCCACCGTGATACCTCCCACACTGCGCCGGCCCGCCCGGAGTCTTCCGGGCGCTTAACTTACCCAAGGGTAGGTAGCCTGCGGGTCCTACGCTCAAACTTCGGCGATTTGCTGCCCGCGTGTCTCAGTCGCGGCTGCCGTCGGAGGTCGAGGCCGGTTCGTCATCGGGTGTACGCCGGTCTTTGATCGCGATGTAGAGGACGACGCCGACGACCACGACCGCCGGCAGGAAAGCCGGACCGGCGAGCAGCAGCCAGTGGTGGGCCACGTATTCGACGTGTGGACTAGTCAATTTCGATCACTCCCGTACATCCGTTGCCTACCGCGGAGGGGTACCCAACGGCGCCCGAGGCGACCACATGACGTTTGTGCAGGTGCACACCGCTAGCCTAGCCTGGGCACCGTTCAACGCTTGTTGTGGAGAAGCCGGGAACAATGTGCTTCCCGCGCGCGAGAACAGGCCAACACCAAGACATAAGGAGTAGCTGGTGACTCAGGCGGCGACTCGGCCGACATCCGACACCGACAACACCGACATTCTCACGGTGGCCCGTCGGCAGGTGCTCGAACGCGGCGAGGGGCTGAGTCGGCAGCAGGTGCTCGACGTGTTGCAGCTGCCCGACGACCGGCTCGAAGAGCTCCTCGCACTGGCACACGAGGTGCGCATGGCGCACTGCGGTCCCGAGGTCGAGGTCGAGGGCATCATCAGCCTGAAAACCGGTGGCTGCCCGGAGGACTGTCACTTCTGCTCTCAGTCGGGCCTGTTCGCCTCGCCGGTGCGCAGTGCGTGGCTGGACATCCCCAGCTTGGTCGAGGCGGCCAAGCAGACCGCCAAGTCCGGCGCCACCGAGTTCTGCATCGTCGCCGCGGTACGTGGCCCCGACGAGCGGCTGCTGGCACAGGTCGCCGCCGGCATCGAGGCGATCCGCGACGCGGTGGACATTCAAATCGCCTGCTCTCTCGGCATGCTGACGCAGGAGCAGGTGGACCGTCTCAAGGAGATGGGCGTCCACCGCTACAACCACAACCTGGAGACCGCGCAGTCCTACTTCCCGAACGTCGTCACCACGCACAGCTGGGAAGAGCGCTGGGGCACGCTGGAGATGGTGCGCAAGGCCGGCATGGAGGTGTGCTGCGGCGGCATCCTCGGCATGGGCGAGACGGTCGAGCAGCGTGCGGAGTTTGCCGCGAATCTGGCCGAGCTGGACCCCGACGAGGTGCCGCTGAACTTCCTGAACCCGCGACCGGGCACCCCATTCGGCGACCTCGAGGTGCTGCCCGCCAGCGAGGCGCTCAAGGCCGTCGCGGCGTTCCGCCTGGCGCTGCCCCGGACGATGCTGCGCTTCGCCGGTGGCCGCGAGATCACCCTGGGCGACCTCGGCGCCAAGCAGGGCATCCTGGGCGGCATCAACGCCGTGATCGTCGGCAACTACCTGACCACGCTGGGGCGTCCCGCCGAGGCCGACCTGGAATTGCTGGATGATCTGCAGATGCCGATCAAGGCGCTCAACGCCAGCCTGTAGCGCGTGATGGTCTCCGATCTGCCCGCACCGGTAGGTGCAGGCGTCTACAACGTCTACACGGGCGACTCCGCCGGCAGCACCGTGCCGACAGCGGCCCAGCTGGGCCTCGAGCCGCCCCGGTTCTGCGCCGAGTGCGGCCGCCGGATGGTGGTGCAGGTGCGGCCCGACGGGTGGTGGGCGAAATGCTCGCGGCACGGGCTGGTGGATTCCTCCGAGCTCGAGGCACAGCGATGACGGCCGCCGCTCCGCGGATTTCCCGACGACGGGCGGCCCTCACGGTCGCGGTGAGCCTGCTGCCGGGCGGCGCGCTGGTGGGTGGGCTCTGGGCGTGGATTGCCCCGCCGATCAAGGGCGTAGTGGCGCTGACGCACAGCGGTGAGCGCCTGCACGACTATCTCGGCAGCGAGGCCGATAACTTTTTCATCGCCGCGTTCATGATGCTCGGTCTACTGAACGTCGTCGCGGTTGTCGCGGCGGTCCTGGCGTGGCAATGGCGGGCGCACCGCGGACCCGGCATGGTTGTCGGGCTGTGCGCCGGGATGGTCGGCGCGGCCGGCGTAGCGGTCGGCATCGGCGTTCTGGCCGCCCATTTACGCTATGGCACAGTCGATTTCGGCATGATCCCGCTGAGTCATGATCACCCGCTGCAGTACTTCACGACGGCCTCGCCGGTGTTCTTCGGCCCGTCCCGGCTGCAGATCGCCTGCACGCTGTTGCTGCCCGCGGCAACAGCCGCGCTGGTCTACGCCGTCCCGGTAGCGGCGACGGCGCGCGACGACCTGGACGGCTATCCGCCCGTCGAAGCCGTTTACCCCCGGGTCGAAAGCGCTACTGCGGCAACGTCATAGCGGGCGGCGGCGCACCGACTTGCCGGTGATGACCTTGGCAGCGATGACGGCCAGCCGTGCCATGCCGACGTAGGTCGTCGGGTTGAACATCGTCGGCCACTTCGTCCGGATCAGATGATCGGTCAGCGGACGACGGGCAAAGCGATCCTGTAACCAGCGCAACGCCATCGGCGCCGACAACGGATGCAGCAGCAGGTGCTCGTTGAACGCGTCGCGGTGGTAGGTGACGTCGGCGCCGCCGGCCGAGTAGGCATCGGCCAACCGGTCAATGTCCTCGACGTCGATCAGGTAGTCGTGGACGGCCTGCACGATCAGTACCGGCGGGGTGGGCACCTTGGCGCCCAGCCTGATGTTGTCGAAGACGTACTCCAACTCCGGCATCGCCAGGATTTCCTCCAGCGGGCGGTCCAGGTAGTCGCCGACGTCCTTCTTGATCATCCGGATGACCGCACCGACGGTCGTCATGCTCTCCAGCCGGTGCAGCAGCGCGAGGCCTTCCTCGCTGGCGTGTTCGTTGATGACACGGTTCAGGTCGGGGTAGATGTGCACGAGCGCCGCGATCACCATCGCAGGCAGGCCGGACAGGACGCTGCCGTTGAGCCGGCGGAAGGTGTGGCCCAGGTCGCCGACCGGCGACCCGAGGACCGCACCGACGATGTCCAGCTCCGGCGCGTAGTCGGCGCACAGCTCGGCCGCCCACGCGGTGGCCAGTCCGCCACCGGAGTAGCCCCACAGCGCCACCGGCGCCTTCGCGGACAGTCCCAGTCGTTCGGCACTCAGTGCGGCGCGCACGCCGTCGAGAATGAAGTAGCCCGGCTCGAACGGCGCCCCCCACATGCCGGTGCGGCCCTCGTGGTCGGGGATCGACACCGCCCAGCCTTCGGCCAGCGCGGCGGAGATCAGCAGGAATTCCAGCTGGGCCAGCGATCCGAGTGCGTTGGCGCGGCGGCGCAGCGCGTACGAGGGAAAGCAGCGCGACGACACCGCGTCGATCGCGCACTGATACGACAGCACCGGGCACGGTCGGTCAGGGGTGGCTTCGGCAGGCACGATGACGGTCGTCGCCGTGGCCGCCGGCTGGCCGTTCATGTCGGTGCTGCGGTAGAGCAGCTGGGTGGCCATCGAGCGCTGCGGGATCAGGCCGAGGAAGGCCAGCTCAACGTCGCGCGAGCGCAGTACGGTGCCGGGCTCGGCGTGCTGATATCCCGGCGGCGGCTCGTAGAACGGGTCGTCGGTCGGCAGCTGGGGGCGGGCTTTGGCTTGCAATTCCTCGTGCGGCGCAACGCCGATCCACTCGGCACCGGTAGCGGTCGCAAGGTTGCCAATGTCCATCGGGGCATTGTTGCTTAAGGGAGCATTAAGAATCCAGTTGGCCGGCCGGTGAGTCGCGCACGTCACGCCGAACCGGGAGGTCGCAGCGCCGCAAATTCGTCTGTGACGCGCAACTGGGAATCTGTGAATCGGAACAACGCCGCCGGTCGGCCACCGCTGCGGCCGGACTGCGCGACGGTGCCGGTGGGCGTGATGACGCCCCGGCGGGCGAGCACCCGCTGCAGATTCGTGGAGTCGACCTGATACCCCAGGGCCGCGCCGTAGATGTCGCGCAGCGTCGACATGGCGAATTCGGTTGGCGCCAAGGCGAACCCGATATTCGTGTAGGACATCTTCGCGACCAGCCGGGTCCGGGCGTGCTCGACCATCGGGCCGTGGTCGAACGCCATCGGCGGCAGCGCGGTGACAGGGTGCCAGCGGGTGTCGGACGGCAGCTCCGGGGTGGCGGGGGAGCGCACCAGCCCGAGGAAGGTCGACGCGATCGTCCGTGTTCCGGGCAATCGCGCCGGTTCGGAGAACACCGCGAGTTGTTCGAGGTGAGCGACCTCACGCAGGTCGACCTTCTCGGCGAGCTGGCGGCGCACCGACGTCATCATGTCCTCGTCGTGCCGGAGCCGTCCGCCGGGCAGTGACCACGCGTCGCGCTGGGGGTCGCGTGCGCGTTGCCACAGCAGCACGCTGAGCTCGGGTCTCAGTGTCTTGGGGCCCGACGGGCCCGCTGTGAGCCCGCGAACCTGGAATACGACGGCGAGCACTTCGTGCGCAGTGCTACCATTGACCATGTTTTCGATTGTAAGACGAAAACCCGTGCCGCGAGGCGAAAGGATCGACTATGGCAGTCGTGAATCGCACCGACGTGCTGTCAAACGGTCTGGATGAAGACATGACGAGCGTTCTGGCCGCAGGAATCATCAACTCTCCCAACGGTTTCAGTGGCATTGACGGCGATGGCCAGTGGGCTGCCGAGATTCGCCGCCTCGCCGATCTGCGAAACGCCACAATCTTGGCGCACAACTACCAGCTGCCGGCCATTCAGGACGTCGCCGACCACGTCGGCGACTCACTGGCGCTGTCCCGGATCGCCGCCGAGGCACCCGAAGACACGATCGTGTTCTGCGGCGTGCACTTCATGGCCGAGACCGCCAAGATCCTGAGCCCCGACAAGACCGTGCTCATCCCGGACCAGCGCGCCGGTTGCTCGCTCGCGGACTCGATCACCCCCGAAGACCTGCAGGCCTGGAAAGACGAGCACCCCGACGCGGTCGTCGTCTCCTACGTCAACACCACCGCGGCGGTGAAGGCGCTCACCGACATCTGCTGCACCTCCTCCAACGCCGTCGACGTCGTCGCGTCCATCGACCCCGAGCGCGACGTGCTGTTCTGCCCCGACCAGTTCCTCGGGGCGCATGTGCGCCGGATGACGGGGCGCGACAACGTGCACGTCTGGGCCGGCGAATGCCACGTGCACGCCGGGATCAACGGCGACGAGCTGACCGATCAGGCCCGCAAACACCCCGACGCCGAGTTGTTCGTCCACCCCGAGTGTGGCTGTGCCACGTCTGCGCTGTACCTCGCGGGTGAGGGCGCTTTCCCGGACGAGCGGGTGAAGATCCTGTCGACCGGCGGCATGCTGGACGCTGCGCGCGAGACCCGCGCCCGCGAGGTCCTGGTCGCCACCGAGGTGGGCATGCTGCACCAACTTCGCCGTGCCGCACCGGAAGTCGACTTCCGCGCGGTCAACGACCGCGCCTCCTGCAAGTACATGAAGATGATCACCCCCGCCGCGCTGCTGCGCTGCCTGGTCGACGGCGCCGACGAGGTGCACGTCGATGCGCAGACCGCCGCACAGGCCCGCCAGAGCGTGCAGCGGATGATCGCGATCGGCCAGCCGGGCGGCGGCGAATGACCCCGCAGCCGGCCTGGCAGGAACACGCCGACGTCGTCGTCATCGGCACGGGTGTCGCCGGACTGGCCGCGGCGCTGGCCGCGCACCGCGCCGGCCGCCGGGTGATCGTGTTGAGCAAGGCCGGACGACGGGCCGGCGCGACGGCTACGCACTACGCGCAGGGCGGTATCGCGGTGGTGCTGCCGGATACCGACGACTCGGTCGACGCCCATGTCGCCGACACTCTCGCCGCCGGCGCCGGCCTGTGCGACACCGACGCCGTGACGTCGATCGTCGCCGACGGCTACCGGGCAGTGACCGAGTTGGTCCGCGACGGGGCACGTTTCGACCAGGCCGCCGCAGGGGGTTGGGCGCTGAGCCGCGAGGGTGGACACACCCGGCGCCGCATCGTGCACGCCGGCGGCGACGCCACCGGCGCAGAGGTGCAGCGCGCCCTCGACCACGCCGCCGCAACGTTGGACGTTCGCACCGGTCACGCCGCACTACGCGTGCTGCACGACGCGACGTCCGGCACGGACGCCGTGACTGGCGTGCTGGTGGCCGATCGGCGGGGCATCGGCGTCGTTCACGCGCCGTCGGTGATTCTCGCCAGCGGCGGCCTCGGGCAGATGTACACCGCGACCACCAATCCCGCCGGGTCGACCGGTGACGGTGTCGCGCTGGCGCTGTGGGCCGGGGTCGCGGTCAGCGACATCGAGTTCATCCAGTTCCACCCGACCATGCTGTTCGACGGCTCCTCGGACCGCGGGCCCGGAAAACGTCGCCCGCTGGTCACCGAGGCCATCCGTGGTGAGGGTGCGAACCTGATTGACAGTCAAGGCAATTCGGTGACCGCGGGCGTCCACCCGATGGGCGACCTGGCACCGCGCGATGTCGTCGCCGGGGCGATCGACGCGCGGCTGCGCCTCACCGGCGACCGATGCGTCTACCTGGACGCCCGTCGCATCGAAGACTTCGGGCGCCGTTTCCCGACCGTCGCCGCCGCCTGCCGCGACGCCGGCGTAGACCCGGTCCGCGAGCCCATCCCGGTCGCTCCGGGCGCGCACTACAGCTGCGGCGGCGTGACGACCGATGTCCACGGTCGTACCGAGCTGGCCGGGCTGTACGCCGCCGGCGAGGTCGCCCGCACCGGCATGCACGGCGCCAACCGGCTCGCGTCCAACAGCCTGCTCGAAGGCCTGGTCGTCGGCGGGCGCGCCGGCCGGGCCGCGGCCGAGCACGCCGCGGTGATCGGTCCCGTCCGCGCGACCGCTGGGGAGCCGGGCACGGCCGCCACCCTGCCGCGCGCCGACCTGCAGCGGGTGATGAGTCGCGACGCCTCCGTGATTCGCGACGCGACCGGCCTGCGGCGGCTGATCGGGACGCTGTCCGCAGCGCCGCCGCATCCGGTCGACGGACGTGCCACTCTCGAGGACGCCGCGCTCACGGTCGCCGCCCATGCGGTTGCCGCGGCCGCGCTGGCTCGCGAGGAGAGCCGGGGCTGCCACCACCGCGCGGAGCACCCTGCCACTGGGCCCGCGCCTGCCCGCAGCCTTGTCGTCCGCCTCGACGCCGGCTACAGCGCGCAGGTCGAGGAGTTGGCGGCGGTCTGCTGATGAGGCTCTCTGAGGCGGAGGTCGCCGAGGCCCGCGCCACCATCGCGCGCGCGCTCGACGAAGACCTGCGCTACGGCGCCGACATCACCACCACCGCCACCGTGCCGGACGGCGCGACCACCACCGCGTCGCTGATCACCCGCGAACCCGGCGTCATCGCGGGTGTCGAGATCGCGGTTCTGGTGCTCGACGAGGTGCTCGGTGCCGACGACTACCGGATCGTCCACCGGGTCGACGACGGAGCGCGCCTGCAACCCGGCGATTCCGCGCTGACGGTCGAGGCGCGCACCCACGGCCTGCTGACCGCGGAGCGCACGCTGCTGAACCTCGTCTGCCATCTGTCCGGGATCGCCACCGCCACTGCGGCGTGGGTGGATGCGGTCGACGGCACCAAGACCCAGATCCGCGACACCCGTAAGACGTTGCCCGGCCTGCGGACCCTGCAGAAGTATGCGGTTCGCGTCGGCGGCGGCGTGAACCACCGCCTCGGGTTGGGCGATGCGGCGCTGATCAAAGACAACCATGTGGCGGCGGCCGGCTCGGTGGTCGCCGCGCTGCGCGCGGTGCGGGCCGCCGCACCCGACCTGGCGTGCGAGGTCGAAGTCGACTCACTCGAGCAGCTCGACGAAATCCTCGCCGAGAACGCCGAATTGGTGCTGCTGGACAACTTCCCGATCTGGCAGACCCAGATTGCCGTGCAGCGCAGGGACACTCGCGCCCCGGCCACCAAACTCGAGTCCTCGGGCGGCCTTTCGCTCGACACCGCCGCGGACTACGCCGGAACCGGAGTCGACTACCTCGCCGTCGGCGCGCTCACGCATTCGGTGCGGGTGCTCGACATCGGCCTGGACGTCTGAGATGCGCCAGCTGACGTACGCGGACGTCGGCAGCTACGCCTGGCGCGACGTGCCCGACCCCGAGATCACCCGGCCGCAGCAGGCGCTGGTCCGTCCGCTGCAGGTGGCGTGCTGCGACCTCGACGTCGCAGTCGCCCGCGGCGTGGCGCCGCTGGCGCCCGGATACGCCGTCGGACACGAGGGGCTGGCGGAGGTCGTGGCAGTCGGCTCGGACGTGACCGGCGTCGCGGTGGGCGACCGCGTCGTCGTCCCCTTCCAGATCAGCTGCGGCGATTGTCGCGAGTGTCGGCGCGGCGTCACCGGTTCCTGCGGCTCGGTTCCGCTGATGGCCATGTACGGGCTTGCGGCATTGGCCGGCCTGGACGGCGGCGGCTTCATGTCCGACGTGGTGCTGGTGCCCTACGCCGACGCCATGCTGATTCCGCTGCCGCCGACTGTCGACCCGGTCGCCGTCGCCTCGTTGTCGGACAACATCCCGGACGGCTGGCGTGCCGTCGGGCCGTATGCCGCGGAACTGGCCGGCCTGGATCCGGCCGACCGGCGCGTGCTGGTGATCGGGCGGCTGTCGATCGGGCTGTACGCGGCGGCACTGGCCGTCGCCCTCGGCAACCGGGTCGACTACGTCGATACCGACCCTGGTCGCCTGGCCGCCGCCGAGAAGGTCGGTGCGACCGTGCACGACCTGGCCAAGCCGGACAAGACGTGGGCGCCCTTCCCGGTCACCGTGCACACCACCGGCGATCCGAAGCTGTTGTCCGCGGCGTTGCGCGCCACCTGGCCCGACGGGGTGTGCACCGACACCGGCATCTACTACCAGCCGAGCGTCGAGGTCCCGATGCTGCAGGCCTATACGCGCGGGGTACGCCTGGCCACCGGGCGGGTCAGCGCGCGGGCGGTGATCCCGCAGGTGCTGGAGCTGCTGGGCGCCGGGTGCGACCTGGCGCCGGTCGTCGAGCGGGTGGTGCCGTGGGAGGACGCG
The sequence above is a segment of the Candidatus Mycobacterium wuenschmannii genome. Coding sequences within it:
- the fdhD gene encoding formate dehydrogenase accessory sulfurtransferase FdhD; its protein translation is MGRVTARRPVRHVSADATVHRPETLAVEEPLEIRVNGTPITVTMRTPGSDFELAQGFLLTEGIIARRADVAAIRYCSGAGPDGLNTYNVLDITLEAGVPTPSTDVTRNFYTTSSCGVCGKASLDAVRLSSRYPVGDHVLRVSAATLSALPERLRAAQKVFATTGGLHGAALFGADGTLLVAREDIGRHNAVDKAIGWALENDRIPLETAVLLVSGRASFELTQKAVMAGVPMLAAVSAPSSLAVDLASESGLTLVAFLRGDSMNIYARPDRVDGV
- a CDS encoding lipase family protein, encoding MDIGNLATATGAEWIGVAPHEELQAKARPQLPTDDPFYEPPPGYQHAEPGTVLRSRDVELAFLGLIPQRSMATQLLYRSTDMNGQPAATATTVIVPAEATPDRPCPVLSYQCAIDAVSSRCFPSYALRRRANALGSLAQLEFLLISAALAEGWAVSIPDHEGRTGMWGAPFEPGYFILDGVRAALSAERLGLSAKAPVALWGYSGGGLATAWAAELCADYAPELDIVGAVLGSPVGDLGHTFRRLNGSVLSGLPAMVIAALVHIYPDLNRVINEHASEEGLALLHRLESMTTVGAVIRMIKKDVGDYLDRPLEEILAMPELEYVFDNIRLGAKVPTPPVLIVQAVHDYLIDVEDIDRLADAYSAGGADVTYHRDAFNEHLLLHPLSAPMALRWLQDRFARRPLTDHLIRTKWPTMFNPTTYVGMARLAVIAAKVITGKSVRRRPL
- the bsaP gene encoding biotin synthase auxiliary protein BsaP, whose translation is MVSDLPAPVGAGVYNVYTGDSAGSTVPTAAQLGLEPPRFCAECGRRMVVQVRPDGWWAKCSRHGLVDSSELEAQR
- a CDS encoding NUDIX hydrolase, producing MVNGSTAHEVLAVVFQVRGLTAGPSGPKTLRPELSVLLWQRARDPQRDAWSLPGGRLRHDEDMMTSVRRQLAEKVDLREVAHLEQLAVFSEPARLPGTRTIASTFLGLVRSPATPELPSDTRWHPVTALPPMAFDHGPMVEHARTRLVAKMSYTNIGFALAPTEFAMSTLRDIYGAALGYQVDSTNLQRVLARRGVITPTGTVAQSGRSGGRPAALFRFTDSQLRVTDEFAALRPPGSA
- the bioB gene encoding biotin synthase BioB, producing MTQAATRPTSDTDNTDILTVARRQVLERGEGLSRQQVLDVLQLPDDRLEELLALAHEVRMAHCGPEVEVEGIISLKTGGCPEDCHFCSQSGLFASPVRSAWLDIPSLVEAAKQTAKSGATEFCIVAAVRGPDERLLAQVAAGIEAIRDAVDIQIACSLGMLTQEQVDRLKEMGVHRYNHNLETAQSYFPNVVTTHSWEERWGTLEMVRKAGMEVCCGGILGMGETVEQRAEFAANLAELDPDEVPLNFLNPRPGTPFGDLEVLPASEALKAVAAFRLALPRTMLRFAGGREITLGDLGAKQGILGGINAVIVGNYLTTLGRPAEADLELLDDLQMPIKALNASL
- the nadA gene encoding quinolinate synthase NadA, whose translation is MAVVNRTDVLSNGLDEDMTSVLAAGIINSPNGFSGIDGDGQWAAEIRRLADLRNATILAHNYQLPAIQDVADHVGDSLALSRIAAEAPEDTIVFCGVHFMAETAKILSPDKTVLIPDQRAGCSLADSITPEDLQAWKDEHPDAVVVSYVNTTAAVKALTDICCTSSNAVDVVASIDPERDVLFCPDQFLGAHVRRMTGRDNVHVWAGECHVHAGINGDELTDQARKHPDAELFVHPECGCATSALYLAGEGAFPDERVKILSTGGMLDAARETRAREVLVATEVGMLHQLRRAAPEVDFRAVNDRASCKYMKMITPAALLRCLVDGADEVHVDAQTAAQARQSVQRMIAIGQPGGGE
- a CDS encoding DUF2567 domain-containing protein, whose product is MTAAAPRISRRRAALTVAVSLLPGGALVGGLWAWIAPPIKGVVALTHSGERLHDYLGSEADNFFIAAFMMLGLLNVVAVVAAVLAWQWRAHRGPGMVVGLCAGMVGAAGVAVGIGVLAAHLRYGTVDFGMIPLSHDHPLQYFTTASPVFFGPSRLQIACTLLLPAATAALVYAVPVAATARDDLDGYPPVEAVYPRVESATAATS